The following are encoded together in the uncultured Draconibacterium sp. genome:
- a CDS encoding DUF4252 domain-containing protein translates to MKTKFIIFFMFVSFIALAQNGNKNIDQALKLIDNRENASYFEVTKDMFQMLSDTRDISPEFKEYISKLHKLKMIQPTGEKQRELGEEFYKIILANTNLSEYTRLMTQRDQHSKLSFYKKEGKNENEFLLLSNNMIIYITGTLDLKSIHEFEQVIKIAGNAVGM, encoded by the coding sequence ATGAAAACAAAATTCATCATTTTTTTTATGTTCGTTAGTTTTATTGCGCTTGCACAAAACGGGAATAAAAACATAGATCAAGCGCTCAAATTAATTGACAATCGGGAAAATGCCTCATACTTTGAAGTAACTAAAGATATGTTTCAGATGTTATCTGACACAAGAGATATCAGTCCTGAATTTAAAGAATACATTAGTAAACTTCATAAGCTAAAAATGATTCAACCCACGGGCGAAAAACAACGTGAGCTCGGTGAAGAATTCTACAAAATAATTTTAGCTAATACCAACCTGAGTGAATATACCCGATTAATGACTCAAAGAGACCAGCATTCAAAATTGTCGTTTTACAAAAAAGAAGGAAAAAACGAGAATGAATTTCTATTGCTTAGTAACAATATGATTATTTATATTACTGGCACCCTCGATCTGAAATCGATTCACGAATTTGAACAAGTAATTAAAATTGCAGGAAATGCAGTAGGCATGTGA
- the typA gene encoding translational GTPase TypA encodes MKEIRNIAIIAHVDHGKTTLVDRILHQANLFRENQEVQELFLDNNDLERERGITILSKNVSVHYKDTKINIIDTPGHSDFGGEVERVLNMADGVLLIVDAFEGPMPQTRFVLQKAIELGLKPIVVVNKVDKPNCTPDIAQEKVLDLMFSLDATEEQLDFPTVFGSSKAGWMSDHWTNETTDVTYLLDSIIEHIPAATHKEGTVQMRITSLDYSSYTGRIAVGKVTRGELVPGARVSLVKRDGTIVKSVAKECYLFEGLGKEKTKDPVPSGEICAVLGLEGFDIGDTIADIEEPEGLKPINVDEPTMSMLFVANNSPFFGKDGKFVTSRQLRDRLIKETEKNLALRVEETSSANAFLVYGRGILHLSVLVETMRREGFEVQLGQPKVIIKEIDGVKNEPVEALTVQVPEEFSGKVIELVTLRKGEILNIEVSQERAHLEFKIPARGLIGLRNQMLTATEGEAIMAHRFAGYEPWKGELGVKRNGALISLETGTAITYSIDKMQDRGRFFVDPGEDVYAGQVIGENTRQDDLTINIIRTKKMSNMRASGSDDKTSIAPAIKFSLEEAMEYIRNNEYIEVTPNHMRIRKIYLDEHERKRMEKSIAE; translated from the coding sequence ATGAAAGAAATTAGAAATATTGCAATTATTGCCCACGTTGACCATGGTAAAACTACATTGGTTGACAGGATTTTACATCAGGCAAATCTTTTTAGAGAAAATCAGGAGGTTCAGGAATTGTTCCTCGATAACAATGATTTGGAACGCGAACGCGGGATTACCATTCTGTCGAAAAACGTTTCGGTGCACTACAAAGACACAAAAATCAATATTATCGATACTCCCGGTCACAGTGATTTTGGAGGAGAAGTGGAGCGTGTTTTAAACATGGCCGACGGTGTTCTTTTAATTGTTGATGCTTTTGAAGGACCAATGCCACAAACACGTTTCGTATTACAAAAAGCCATCGAGCTGGGATTAAAACCAATTGTTGTGGTTAACAAGGTGGACAAACCAAACTGTACTCCCGACATTGCTCAGGAAAAAGTACTTGATTTGATGTTCAGTCTGGATGCAACAGAAGAGCAGTTGGATTTCCCTACCGTTTTTGGTTCGTCGAAAGCCGGCTGGATGAGCGACCACTGGACAAACGAAACAACTGATGTTACTTATTTGCTCGATTCTATAATTGAACACATTCCTGCTGCAACGCACAAGGAAGGAACCGTTCAGATGCGCATAACTTCGTTGGATTACTCATCGTACACCGGACGTATTGCAGTTGGTAAAGTAACCCGTGGTGAGTTGGTACCCGGGGCACGTGTTTCGTTGGTAAAACGCGATGGAACAATTGTAAAATCAGTTGCAAAAGAGTGTTATCTTTTTGAAGGGCTTGGCAAGGAAAAAACCAAAGATCCGGTTCCTTCAGGAGAAATTTGTGCCGTACTTGGCCTCGAAGGTTTTGATATCGGTGATACCATTGCCGATATTGAAGAGCCTGAAGGATTAAAGCCAATTAACGTTGATGAGCCAACAATGAGCATGCTTTTTGTGGCCAATAATTCTCCATTTTTTGGGAAGGATGGAAAATTTGTAACCTCTCGTCAGTTGCGCGACAGACTTATAAAAGAGACTGAAAAAAACCTGGCTTTACGTGTTGAAGAAACCAGTTCGGCCAATGCATTTTTAGTGTACGGACGTGGAATTCTTCACTTGTCTGTTTTGGTTGAAACCATGCGTCGCGAAGGTTTTGAGGTGCAATTGGGCCAGCCAAAAGTGATTATTAAAGAAATTGACGGCGTAAAAAATGAACCGGTAGAAGCTTTAACCGTTCAGGTTCCAGAAGAATTTTCGGGTAAAGTGATTGAGTTGGTTACGCTTCGTAAAGGAGAAATTTTAAACATTGAAGTAAGCCAGGAACGTGCTCATTTGGAATTTAAAATTCCTGCACGTGGATTAATTGGTTTGCGTAACCAAATGTTAACTGCTACCGAAGGTGAAGCAATTATGGCGCACCGTTTTGCCGGTTATGAGCCTTGGAAAGGTGAGCTTGGTGTAAAACGGAATGGTGCTTTGATTTCGCTTGAAACAGGAACGGCAATTACTTATTCAATTGATAAGATGCAGGATCGCGGTCGATTCTTTGTTGATCCGGGAGAAGATGTTTATGCCGGCCAGGTAATTGGTGAAAATACGCGTCAGGATGATTTGACGATTAACATTATTCGCACCAAAAAAATGTCGAACATGCGTGCATCCGGATCAGACGATAAAACCAGTATTGCTCCGGCAATTAAGTTTTCGCTGGAAGAAGCCATGGAATACATTCGTAACAACGAGTACATTGAAGTAACTCCAAATCACATGCGTATTCGTAAGATTTACCTCGATGAACACGAGAGAAAACGTATGGAAAAATCAATTGCAGAATAA
- a CDS encoding saccharopine dehydrogenase family protein, translated as MKNILIFGAGRSSISMLTYLLENAPKYKWLVKVVDTNKSSFIDKLKLTFELLDVKDELAREKEIKKADLVISMLPARFHKLVAQSCIKFSKNLLTASYENKEMKAFADEVESKGLLFLNECGLDPGLDHMSAMRAIDKIKEQGHELQAFESFTGGLVAPVSDDNPWHYKFSWNPRNVVLAGQEGPAKFIQEGKYKYIPYNRLFRRTELIEIADFGWFEGYANRDSLSYVDKYNLQGVPTVYRGTLRRPGYCRAWDVFVQLGATSDDYLLEDVENMTYRDFINSFLYYHPTDSVELKLYHYMKIAMDSDIIPKLKWLGIFEDRKIGLEKATPAQVLEKLLKEKWALLADEKDMVVMWHKFVYRDKNSGEKVTMNSSLVVLGESGEHTAMAKTVGLPLGVAAKLILTGQLKLHGMFIPTREEIYKPVLSELENYGITFAETIKESYKV; from the coding sequence ATGAAAAACATTTTAATATTTGGAGCAGGTAGATCGAGCATTTCTATGCTTACTTATTTGCTCGAAAACGCGCCAAAATACAAGTGGTTGGTAAAGGTTGTTGACACAAACAAAAGTAGTTTTATCGACAAGTTGAAACTTACCTTTGAACTACTGGATGTGAAAGACGAGCTTGCCCGGGAAAAGGAAATTAAAAAAGCTGATTTGGTAATTTCAATGCTCCCCGCACGTTTTCATAAATTAGTCGCTCAATCGTGTATCAAATTCTCGAAAAATTTATTGACAGCCTCATACGAAAACAAAGAGATGAAAGCTTTTGCCGATGAGGTAGAAAGTAAAGGATTGTTGTTTTTAAACGAATGCGGACTCGATCCCGGGCTGGACCACATGTCGGCCATGCGGGCCATTGATAAAATTAAGGAACAAGGTCACGAGCTGCAGGCATTTGAATCGTTTACCGGAGGATTGGTTGCACCTGTATCAGACGATAATCCGTGGCATTATAAATTTAGCTGGAATCCGCGAAATGTTGTTTTGGCAGGACAGGAGGGGCCGGCAAAATTTATTCAGGAAGGCAAATACAAATACATTCCTTACAACCGTTTGTTTCGGCGAACCGAATTAATAGAAATAGCTGATTTTGGCTGGTTTGAAGGTTATGCCAACCGTGATTCTTTGAGTTATGTCGACAAGTACAATTTACAGGGAGTACCAACTGTATATCGCGGAACTTTGCGTCGGCCGGGATATTGCCGGGCTTGGGATGTTTTTGTGCAGCTGGGTGCCACAAGTGATGATTATTTGCTCGAAGATGTGGAGAATATGACGTACCGGGATTTTATCAATTCCTTTTTGTACTACCATCCAACCGATTCGGTGGAGCTAAAATTGTATCATTACATGAAAATAGCCATGGACTCTGACATTATTCCGAAACTAAAATGGCTCGGAATTTTTGAAGATCGAAAAATTGGTTTGGAAAAGGCAACTCCGGCTCAGGTTCTTGAAAAATTACTCAAAGAAAAATGGGCTTTGCTAGCGGATGAAAAAGACATGGTGGTGATGTGGCATAAATTCGTTTACCGCGACAAAAACTCCGGCGAAAAGGTAACAATGAATTCTTCGCTTGTAGTTTTGGGTGAATCCGGAGAACATACGGCAATGGCAAAAACAGTTGGCTTGCCTCTGGGGGTTGCAGCAAAATTAATTTTAACGGGGCAATTAAAATTGCATGGCATGTTTATTCCAACGCGCGAAGAAATTTATAAACCTGTTTTAAGTGAATTGGAGAATTATGGAATAACTTTTGCTGAAACGATAAAAGAATCGTACAAAGTTTAG
- a CDS encoding response regulator transcription factor has protein sequence MKIKVLIADDHQLFREGLMNLLQSAEDIEVIAQAENGQDAIDKVLHYKPDVLLIDIAMSVMNGIEATKRLKKEVPELKIVAVSMHSDKQYVKGMLEAGADGYLLKNCTYRQLTDAIHSTYDGKKFLSEDITEIVIDGYLHSSQIVSDKFSQLSEREKEIFILFAEGESTREIGDKLFISVKTVGTHKQNILEKLELKTNSDIVKYALKHGLIQLD, from the coding sequence ATGAAAATTAAAGTTTTGATCGCAGACGATCATCAACTTTTTAGAGAAGGGTTGATGAATTTACTTCAATCGGCAGAAGACATTGAAGTTATTGCACAGGCCGAAAATGGCCAGGATGCCATTGACAAAGTTTTGCATTACAAACCCGATGTGTTGCTTATTGACATTGCCATGAGTGTAATGAACGGTATTGAAGCAACAAAACGTTTAAAAAAGGAAGTACCGGAGTTAAAAATTGTAGCAGTTTCAATGCATTCCGACAAACAATATGTAAAAGGAATGCTGGAAGCAGGAGCAGACGGCTATTTGCTTAAAAATTGTACATACCGCCAATTAACCGATGCCATTCATTCAACCTACGACGGGAAAAAATTCCTGAGTGAAGACATTACCGAAATTGTTATTGATGGTTATTTACATTCGTCGCAAATTGTTTCCGACAAATTTTCACAACTTTCGGAGCGCGAAAAGGAAATTTTCATCTTGTTTGCTGAAGGAGAATCAACACGCGAAATCGGTGATAAACTTTTTATCAGTGTTAAAACAGTTGGTACCCACAAGCAAAACATTTTGGAAAAACTGGAACTTAAGACAAACTCCGACATTGTTAAATACGCCTTAAAACACGGGCTTATCCAGTTGGATTAA
- a CDS encoding endonuclease/exonuclease/phosphatase family protein yields the protein MKPIRLLFLFSSILLFNTLSAQNTNDDGRTVRVLTFNILHGATTKGDFDLDKLASVIKNANPDFVALQEVDFKTNRAKKYDLVTELGWRTKMAPLFGIAMPFDGGGYGEGILTKKPILGSRNIALPHSPGNEPRAALEVIVELDSGDTICFVGTHLEHQENSSDRIDQVKKLNRVFTNGKYPTILAGDLNATPESEPISLLKQYWTDSFAYKSEPTYSSDNPRIKIDYILFRPEEKWKVIENRIICDEVASDHCAVLSVLRLVK from the coding sequence ATGAAGCCAATTAGACTACTATTTCTATTCTCGTCAATCTTACTATTTAATACACTTTCAGCTCAAAATACAAACGATGACGGAAGAACAGTTCGTGTTTTAACGTTTAATATTTTACATGGCGCTACCACAAAAGGAGATTTCGATTTGGATAAACTGGCATCGGTAATAAAAAATGCAAATCCGGATTTTGTTGCTCTGCAGGAAGTGGATTTTAAAACCAACCGGGCAAAAAAATACGATCTGGTAACCGAGCTGGGCTGGAGAACAAAAATGGCTCCTCTTTTTGGAATTGCAATGCCATTCGATGGCGGTGGCTATGGCGAAGGAATTCTTACTAAAAAACCAATTTTGGGCAGCCGAAATATTGCACTCCCCCATTCGCCTGGAAATGAACCGCGTGCGGCCCTGGAAGTTATTGTTGAATTGGATTCGGGCGATACAATCTGTTTTGTTGGAACGCATTTGGAGCACCAGGAAAACAGTAGCGACCGGATTGACCAGGTGAAAAAATTAAACCGGGTTTTTACAAATGGGAAATATCCAACTATTTTAGCCGGCGATTTAAATGCGACTCCGGAGAGTGAACCCATTTCATTACTAAAGCAATATTGGACAGATAGTTTTGCGTATAAATCCGAACCTACTTATTCTTCAGATAATCCAAGAATAAAAATTGATTACATTTTATTTCGCCCGGAAGAAAAGTGGAAAGTAATAGAAAACAGGATAATTTGCGACGAAGTAGCTTCCGATCATTGTGCTGTGCTTTCGGTTCTGCGCTTGGTAAAATAA
- a CDS encoding aldehyde dehydrogenase family protein encodes MKIDISKELAELGIREVNNGVCTGTVWKETAGSVVESFSPSDGALIAKVNQATAADYREVVEKAKNAFKVWRMIPAPKRGEVVRQMGLELRKYKEPLGKLVSYEMGKIYQEGLGEVQEMIDICDFAVGQSRQLYGSTMHSEREKHRMYDQYHPLGIVGVVSAFNFPVAVWAWNTMIALISGDVVIWKPSSKVFLCAVAVHNIIAKVLKANNVPEGVVNLVAAGSRELGDEFFSDKNIPLISFTGSTKIGKKVGRLVGERLGKSILELGGNNAVIVTPDADIEMALRAVVFGAVGTCGQRCTSTRRIIVHDSIYNDFKNRLISIYSKLPIGHSLDEKTLVGPLVDKWAVETYLAAIEKVKAEGGKILIGGEVVKGDANPSGCFVTPCIAEVENHYEIVQDETFAPLLYMIRYSEMEEAVAIHNDVPQGLSSAIFSRNMLETEKFLSHEGSDCGIANVNIGTSGAEIGGAFGGEKETGGGRESGSDAWKAYMRRQTNTINFSTDLPLAQGIEFNV; translated from the coding sequence ATGAAAATTGATATTTCGAAAGAATTAGCAGAGTTAGGAATTAGAGAAGTTAACAATGGGGTTTGCACCGGAACGGTATGGAAAGAAACAGCAGGCAGTGTTGTTGAATCTTTTTCTCCATCGGATGGTGCATTAATTGCCAAAGTGAATCAGGCAACTGCTGCCGATTACCGCGAGGTTGTTGAAAAGGCCAAAAATGCATTTAAAGTTTGGCGAATGATTCCGGCGCCAAAACGCGGAGAAGTAGTCCGCCAAATGGGCTTGGAATTGAGAAAATACAAGGAGCCGCTGGGTAAACTGGTTTCGTACGAAATGGGTAAAATTTACCAGGAAGGTTTGGGAGAAGTGCAGGAAATGATCGATATCTGCGATTTTGCTGTTGGCCAGTCGCGCCAGTTGTACGGATCGACTATGCACTCGGAGCGCGAAAAACACCGGATGTACGATCAGTATCATCCGCTGGGAATTGTAGGGGTGGTTTCGGCTTTTAACTTTCCGGTTGCAGTTTGGGCATGGAATACAATGATCGCTTTAATTAGCGGCGATGTGGTTATCTGGAAACCTTCGTCGAAAGTATTTTTATGCGCAGTGGCCGTGCACAACATTATTGCAAAAGTTTTAAAAGCAAACAACGTGCCCGAGGGTGTTGTGAATTTAGTGGCCGCAGGTTCGCGCGAACTGGGCGACGAGTTTTTCTCCGATAAAAACATTCCTTTGATTTCGTTTACCGGATCGACAAAAATTGGTAAAAAAGTGGGGCGTTTAGTTGGAGAACGACTGGGGAAATCGATACTGGAATTGGGCGGAAACAATGCCGTAATTGTAACACCGGATGCCGATATTGAAATGGCGCTTCGGGCTGTGGTATTTGGTGCCGTTGGAACTTGTGGTCAGCGTTGTACATCAACCCGCAGAATTATTGTCCACGATTCCATTTACAACGATTTCAAAAACCGGCTAATTAGTATCTATTCCAAACTTCCGATTGGGCATTCACTCGATGAAAAAACACTGGTTGGACCGTTGGTAGATAAATGGGCGGTTGAAACTTACCTGGCTGCTATTGAAAAGGTAAAAGCAGAAGGCGGTAAAATACTGATTGGAGGAGAGGTTGTAAAAGGCGACGCAAATCCTTCGGGATGTTTTGTAACGCCTTGTATTGCCGAAGTTGAAAACCATTATGAAATTGTTCAGGACGAAACTTTTGCACCCTTACTTTATATGATTCGGTATTCAGAAATGGAAGAAGCAGTTGCAATACATAACGATGTGCCACAGGGATTATCATCGGCAATATTTTCCAGAAACATGCTGGAAACCGAAAAATTTCTGTCGCACGAAGGTTCCGATTGTGGTATCGCCAACGTAAATATTGGAACTTCGGGTGCCGAAATTGGTGGCGCTTTTGGTGGCGAAAAAGAAACAGGAGGTGGCCGCGAGTCGGGTTCTGATGCCTGGAAAGCGTATATGCGCCGTCAAACAAATACCATCAACTTTAGTACCGATTTGCCTTTGGCCCAAGGCATTGAGTTTAATGTTTAA
- the pcaF gene encoding 3-oxoadipyl-CoA thiolase, translating to MSKDVFICDAIRTPVGKYGGVLASVRADDLAAIPLKTLIDRNPQLKNVVVDDVILGCANQAGEDNRNVARMALLLAGYPESVSGVTVNRLCASGMEAISIAARAIKAGEADIIIAGGVESMSRAPFVMAKSETAFSRAPELFDTTIGWRFVNDKFHTQFGTDPLICTAENLASEYKISREDQDAFAHSSQLKAATAINNGMLAREIVPVSIPQKKGDPILVDKDEHPRLTSPEKLATLKPVSLEEGTVTAGNASGINDGAAAVIVASAAAVKKYNLTPRVKILGTQAAGVPPRIMGIGPVPATNKLLKRLGMTIEQMDIIELNEAFAAQSLACTRELGLADDDPRINPLGGAIALGHPLGMSGARLVTTAFYQLQNSSSKYALCTMCIGVGQGLSMVLEKV from the coding sequence ATGAGCAAAGATGTTTTTATATGCGATGCCATACGAACACCGGTTGGAAAATACGGTGGCGTTTTGGCATCGGTGAGAGCAGACGATTTGGCTGCGATTCCGTTAAAAACTTTAATCGACAGAAATCCGCAGTTAAAAAATGTGGTTGTAGACGATGTAATACTTGGTTGCGCCAATCAGGCTGGCGAAGACAATCGTAACGTTGCCCGAATGGCATTGTTGCTGGCGGGCTACCCTGAAAGTGTTTCGGGTGTAACCGTAAATCGTTTGTGTGCCTCGGGAATGGAGGCAATTAGTATTGCCGCCCGGGCCATTAAAGCAGGCGAAGCTGATATAATTATCGCCGGTGGAGTTGAAAGTATGTCGCGTGCTCCTTTTGTAATGGCAAAATCAGAAACAGCTTTTTCGCGTGCACCTGAATTGTTCGATACTACCATTGGCTGGCGCTTCGTAAACGATAAATTTCATACACAATTTGGAACCGATCCGCTGATTTGTACAGCAGAAAATCTTGCCAGCGAATATAAAATAAGCAGAGAAGATCAGGATGCATTTGCGCATTCCAGTCAGTTAAAAGCTGCTACAGCCATAAACAACGGAATGCTGGCACGTGAAATTGTTCCTGTTTCTATTCCACAAAAAAAAGGCGATCCGATTTTGGTTGATAAGGATGAACATCCACGATTAACATCGCCTGAAAAACTAGCGACATTAAAACCTGTTTCGCTTGAAGAAGGAACTGTAACTGCCGGGAATGCTTCTGGAATTAACGATGGCGCTGCCGCAGTAATAGTGGCTTCGGCAGCCGCAGTTAAAAAATACAATTTAACACCGCGAGTAAAAATTCTGGGAACGCAGGCAGCCGGTGTGCCGCCACGAATTATGGGAATTGGTCCTGTTCCGGCTACCAATAAGTTGCTAAAACGTTTGGGAATGACAATCGAACAAATGGATATCATTGAATTGAATGAGGCATTTGCTGCCCAGTCGCTGGCATGTACCCGCGAGTTGGGTTTGGCAGATGACGATCCGAGGATTAATCCGCTTGGTGGTGCAATTGCACTGGGGCACCCGCTTGGAATGTCAGGAGCAAGACTGGTGACAACGGCATTTTATCAGTTACAAAATAGTAGTAGCAAATACGCGCTTTGTACAATGTGTATCGGTGTTGGGCAGGGTTTGTCCATGGTTTTGGAGAAAGTTTAA
- a CDS encoding RNA polymerase sigma factor, which produces MTSSEFEKLIIQQKDKMYRFAVSILKNSEDAQDTVQEVVLQLWKNRRSLDRKKNLESYCLNAVRNRCFDVLRKQKHRQEYQKTMDYQSMVESNIEYTDLVEKLKKEILKLPDQQRLSIELKDLQGLNYEEISTIMEQSITSIRASVSRGRKKLYEIFKEEIANV; this is translated from the coding sequence ATGACAAGCAGCGAATTTGAAAAACTAATAATTCAGCAAAAGGATAAAATGTACAGGTTCGCTGTGAGCATCCTAAAAAATTCTGAAGACGCACAAGACACTGTTCAGGAAGTGGTGCTTCAATTATGGAAAAACCGTCGCTCGCTTGATCGCAAAAAAAATCTTGAGAGCTACTGTTTAAATGCTGTCAGGAACAGATGTTTTGATGTTTTACGAAAACAAAAGCACAGGCAGGAATACCAAAAAACGATGGATTACCAAAGCATGGTAGAAAGCAATATAGAATACACCGATCTTGTTGAAAAGCTAAAAAAAGAGATTCTGAAATTGCCCGATCAGCAACGTTTATCCATTGAATTAAAGGACTTACAAGGCCTGAACTACGAAGAAATCAGCACAATTATGGAGCAAAGCATTACTTCAATACGGGCAAGTGTTTCGCGGGGGAGAAAAAAACTTTACGAAATTTTTAAGGAGGAAATTGCAAATGTATAA
- a CDS encoding PQQ-binding-like beta-propeller repeat protein encodes MKTKIYLVLIVFTSQFIFSCSSETQNWTHFRGSDSNAHADVEVAPLQWSETENVVWKVPVKGLGWSSPVVYGNQVWLTSAEKDGHEFYTLCFDLESGKLLDEKTLFTAENPQRIHGTNSYATPTPCIEEGRVYVHYGNFGTACINTDNFEVVWKREDMPCDHMQGPASSLLLYKDKLIVHLEGTKDPYVAALDKNTGETIWKSVRPKEIYDPLEPVYRKSYQTPIVINANGKELLISNSAFMCFAHDVNTGEVIWTIEYGYDSTVSQPLFYNGLVYVNSGWIFLDNRERFTQQYAIDPTGTGDVTKTHVKWMYEDEVPQIPTPVIVDGLMYMVHDRGMVTCLDAMTGKLVWREELKGNFNSSPIYAAGNIYFINVKGECTIVKPGNTFQKVSENDVDGTVKAVPVFVGDKMILRSDKFLYAIK; translated from the coding sequence ATGAAAACCAAAATCTATCTTGTTCTAATTGTTTTTACTTCACAATTTATTTTTTCCTGTTCTTCAGAAACTCAAAACTGGACACACTTTCGTGGATCAGATTCCAACGCGCACGCTGACGTGGAAGTGGCGCCTTTGCAGTGGAGCGAAACTGAAAATGTGGTATGGAAAGTACCGGTAAAAGGTTTGGGATGGTCGTCGCCGGTGGTATATGGAAATCAGGTTTGGCTAACATCAGCCGAAAAGGACGGGCATGAATTTTACACCCTTTGTTTCGATTTGGAAAGCGGTAAGTTGTTGGATGAGAAAACTTTATTTACTGCCGAAAATCCGCAGCGGATTCATGGAACCAATTCGTATGCAACACCAACTCCTTGTATCGAGGAGGGCCGGGTGTATGTACATTATGGAAATTTTGGAACAGCTTGTATAAACACCGACAATTTTGAAGTGGTTTGGAAACGCGAGGATATGCCTTGCGATCATATGCAGGGACCTGCGTCATCCTTGCTTCTGTACAAGGATAAATTGATTGTTCACCTTGAAGGTACGAAAGATCCGTACGTGGCTGCGCTGGATAAAAACACCGGAGAAACGATTTGGAAAAGTGTACGTCCCAAAGAAATTTACGATCCGCTGGAGCCGGTTTACCGGAAATCGTACCAAACACCGATTGTTATAAATGCAAATGGTAAAGAGCTGCTTATCAGTAATTCAGCTTTCATGTGTTTTGCGCACGATGTAAATACCGGTGAGGTGATTTGGACCATTGAATACGGTTACGATTCAACTGTTAGTCAACCCCTTTTTTACAACGGTTTGGTTTATGTTAATTCGGGCTGGATATTTTTAGACAACAGAGAACGTTTTACCCAACAATACGCCATTGATCCGACCGGAACAGGCGACGTAACAAAAACACATGTAAAGTGGATGTATGAAGACGAGGTTCCGCAAATTCCTACTCCGGTAATCGTCGATGGTTTAATGTACATGGTTCATGATCGTGGAATGGTGACTTGTTTGGATGCAATGACCGGGAAACTGGTATGGAGGGAAGAACTAAAGGGGAATTTTAATTCGTCTCCTATATATGCGGCCGGAAACATTTATTTTATCAATGTAAAAGGCGAATGTACCATTGTAAAACCGGGAAATACTTTTCAAAAAGTTTCTGAAAATGATGTTGATGGAACGGTTAAAGCAGTCCCTGTATTTGTTGGCGATAAAATGATTTTACGAAGCGATAAGTTTTTGTACGCTATAAAATGA
- a CDS encoding response regulator gives MKKILAVDDNTINLELLAQIVRMYYPDFTFFSAETGEDGIIIATKENPDLILLDIMMPGLDGYETCKVLKENIKTKHIPIIMVSALGRDSVERTKGLNAGADSFISKPFDQIELKAQINVALRIKGYQEQLKKLYSDITLVEERERRRIAENLHDSLGQTLSLAYMNLSSIETEGCNAAVKSKLNFTSKLLNKAIEESRSLTYDLSPPILYELGLAPAIKWKLERFEKEFGIKTQLRTNNIDKPLKKQYNIFLYRIVGELLTNINKHANASEVLVELYTKNETYYLTAEDNGDGITKKKIETNSKGGFGLLSITERIESIRGSFTIESIDKGTIARIEIPLADG, from the coding sequence ATGAAAAAAATCCTCGCTGTTGACGACAACACGATTAATTTAGAGTTATTGGCCCAGATAGTAAGAATGTACTATCCGGACTTTACTTTTTTTAGCGCTGAAACAGGCGAAGACGGGATAATTATTGCTACCAAAGAGAATCCCGATTTGATTCTGCTTGATATTATGATGCCCGGACTTGACGGCTATGAAACTTGCAAGGTGCTAAAGGAAAACATCAAAACAAAACACATTCCTATTATTATGGTATCGGCGCTCGGACGCGACAGTGTTGAAAGAACCAAAGGTTTAAATGCCGGTGCTGATTCCTTTATTTCAAAACCCTTTGATCAGATTGAACTTAAAGCACAAATTAACGTAGCACTCAGAATAAAAGGATACCAGGAACAACTTAAAAAACTATATTCCGATATTACGTTGGTTGAAGAACGTGAACGTCGCAGGATTGCTGAAAACCTGCATGACAGCCTTGGACAAACTCTCAGTTTGGCATACATGAATTTATCGTCGATTGAGACCGAAGGCTGCAATGCGGCAGTAAAAAGCAAACTCAACTTCACTTCTAAATTATTAAATAAAGCCATTGAGGAATCGCGATCGTTGACTTATGATTTAAGTCCTCCTATTTTATATGAATTGGGCTTAGCTCCGGCAATAAAATGGAAACTGGAAAGATTTGAAAAAGAATTTGGTATTAAAACACAACTAAGAACGAATAATATAGACAAACCTTTAAAAAAACAATACAACATTTTTCTGTATCGGATAGTGGGTGAACTACTTACCAATATAAATAAGCATGCAAATGCTTCGGAGGTTTTAGTTGAATTGTATACCAAAAACGAAACGTATTATCTTACAGCTGAAGATAACGGGGATGGAATAACCAAAAAGAAAATTGAAACAAACTCGAAAGGTGGGTTTGGACTATTAAGTATTACCGAACGGATTGAAAGCATCAGGGGATCGTTCACCATTGAATCAATCGATAAAGGAACAATAGCCCGAATAGAAATTCCGCTTGCAGACGGCTAG